The proteins below are encoded in one region of Malaclemys terrapin pileata isolate rMalTer1 chromosome 8, rMalTer1.hap1, whole genome shotgun sequence:
- the LOC128841882 gene encoding interleukin-8-like, which yields MVYKLVVALAVVALTSSHELTMNGGRCSCLRTTDKIVFSPNQLKTIEILPASASCENVEIIVNLRSGRQICLDPNASQIRNIFQQLIKKKGKKNDKPRI from the exons ATGGTGTACAAGCTCGTTGTCGCACTTGCAGTCGTTGCTCTAACTTCTTCACACG AATTAACGATGAATGGTGGGAGATGCTCATGCCTTCGAACTACAGATAAGATTGTGTTTAGTCCTAACCAGTTGAAGACGATAGAAATTCTCCCTGCATCTGCCTCGTGTGAAAATGTGGAAATAAT agtaAACTTGAGAAGTGGCAGACAAATATGCTTGGATCCCAATGCAAGCCAGATAAGAAATATTTTCCAGCAGCTCATCAA gaagaagggaaagaaaaacgATAAACCCAGAATCTGA